One part of the Solanum dulcamara chromosome 3, daSolDulc1.2, whole genome shotgun sequence genome encodes these proteins:
- the LOC129883535 gene encoding uncharacterized protein LOC129883535, whose product MEVVAYIWDEKLRKAKKNKKKQEIEQEFEAAVYEYLAASAGDMIEEKKEKEKSKEKEVDEMEEEKEEEETEKENAIDEMEEEKKEEEKEKEKLVDEFGEEKKEEEKEKEKAVDEFEEQKIEEEKENKKAKNNDAYSVNVMRSLKELNGEDVGDEKNS is encoded by the exons ATGGAAGTTGTTGCTTATATATGGGATGAGAAATTGAGGAAAgctaaaaagaacaaaaagaagCAAG AAATTGAACAAGAATTTGAAGCTGCAGTCTATGAATACCTTGCAGCATCAGCTGGTGATATGatagaagagaaaaaagagaaagaaaaatcgAAGGAGAAGGAAGTTGATGAAatggaagaagagaaagaagaagaagaaacagaaAAAGAGAATGCAATTGATGAAatggaagaagagaagaaagaagaagagaaagagaaggAGAAGCTAGTTGATGAATTTggggaagagaagaaagaagaagaaaaagagaaggagAAGGCAGTTGATGAATTTGAAGAACAAAagatagaagaagaaaaagagaataagaAGGCA AAGAACAATGATGCATATTCAGTGAATGTGATGAGAAGTCTAAAGGAACTCAATGGTGAGGATGTTGGTGATGAGAAAAACAGTTGA
- the LOC129881607 gene encoding josephin-like protein, which translates to MEEEKMKIYHERQRLQFCLLHSLNNLFQGKNAFTRSDLNSIAEKLDVDDPNRGRWNPVSIVFRPHHNEITGNYDINVLIVALEQKGKTVVWHDKRNGASSIDLDGTDDRLMGIVLNVPVRKFSGLWRSRHWVTLRCIQGVWYNLDSDFAAPYAFKDTQQVREFLDGIITAGAEVLLIMNDKQ; encoded by the exons ATGGaggaagaaaaaatgaaaatatatcaCGAGAGGCAAAGATTACAGTTTTGCCTCTTACATTCCCTCAACAATCTCTTCCAG GGGAAAAATGCATTTACAAGATCTGATTTAAATTCCATTGCTGAGAAACTTGATGTGGATGACCCTAACAGGGGACGCTGGAATCCTGTATCAATTGTTTTTAGGCCTCATCATAATGAAATCACCGGGAACTATGATATCAACGTATTGATTGTAGCGCTGGAACAGAAAGGCAAAACTGTTGTTTGGCATGATAAGCGAAATGGGGCTTCTTCAATTGATCTTGATGGAACTGATGATCGGTTGATGGGAATTGTTCTTAATGTTCCTGTTAGAAAGTTTAGCGGCCTTTGGAGAAGCAGGCATTGGGTTACGTTAAGATGTATTCAGGGGGTTTGGTATAATCTGGACAGTGATTTTGCTGCTCCTTATGCTTTTAAAGATACCCAACAAGTTAGGGAGTTCTTGGATGGTATCATTACTGCTGGTGCTGAAGTTTTACTGATCATGAATGATAAACAATGA